Proteins encoded together in one Litoribrevibacter albus window:
- the sdhD gene encoding succinate dehydrogenase, hydrophobic membrane anchor protein yields the protein MVTSVTNLSRSGLSDWVLQRVSAVILATYAIFIVGYLLCTPELTFGQWKELFSMTSVRIYTLLAVFALVAHAWVGLWTIATDYIKPAFIRFVFNAGVIGTLFVLVVWSIEILWGL from the coding sequence ATGGTAACTAGCGTTACAAATTTGAGCCGTAGCGGCTTATCTGACTGGGTTCTTCAGCGTGTGAGCGCTGTTATTTTGGCTACTTATGCCATCTTTATTGTAGGTTACCTACTTTGCACCCCTGAGCTAACATTTGGACAGTGGAAAGAGCTATTCAGCATGACTTCTGTTCGTATTTACACATTGTTGGCTGTATTTGCATTGGTTGCACACGCATGGGTTGGCTTGTGGACTATTGCAACTGACTATATCAAGCCTGCTTTCATTCGCTTTGTATTTAATGCTGGCGTTATTGGTACTTTGTTTGTACTTGTGGTTTGGTCAATCGAAATCCTTTGGGGGCTGTAA
- the sdhA gene encoding succinate dehydrogenase flavoprotein subunit has product MSSQIRTMTFDSIVVGGGGAGMRAGLQLAESGLKTAVVSKVFPTRSHTVSAQGGITCAIASADPNDDWRWHMFDTVKGSDYIGDQDAIEYMCSVGPQAVFELDHMGLPFSRFDNGRIYQRPFGGQSKEFGKGGQAARTCAAADRTGHALLHTLYQANLAAGTTFLNEWYAVDLVKNKKGQVVGCVAIDMESGETVYIKAKATVLATGGAGRIYQSTTNAHINTGDGVGMALRAGFVAQDMEMWQFHPTGIAGAGVLVTEGCRGEGGYLINKDGERFMERYAPNAKDLAGRDVVARSMVMEILEGRGAGENGDHVFLKLDHLGEEVLNSRLPGICELSKTFAHVDPAKEPIPVVPTCHYMMGGVPTNIGGQAIQLSEDGSETIVDGLFACGEVACVSVHGANRLGGNSLLDLVVFGRAAGIQIEKQLREGFDVMDAEDTDIENALARLNKINNSTSGNDVAVVRADLQKCMQLYFGVFRDGESMQKGLEMLKEIGERVNNLHITDKSQAFNTARIEALELGNLYEVAYATAVAAEARKESRGAHARNDFTERDDENWLKHSVYFPATQTIGKRDVNFAPKTVEAFPPKARTY; this is encoded by the coding sequence ATGTCAAGTCAAATTCGTACAATGACTTTTGACTCCATCGTAGTTGGTGGTGGTGGTGCAGGTATGCGCGCCGGTTTGCAGTTGGCCGAATCAGGTCTTAAAACTGCTGTAGTTTCAAAAGTTTTCCCGACTCGTTCTCATACAGTATCTGCACAAGGTGGTATTACCTGTGCAATCGCAAGTGCGGATCCAAATGATGATTGGCGCTGGCACATGTTTGATACCGTTAAAGGTTCTGATTACATCGGTGACCAAGACGCTATCGAATATATGTGTAGTGTAGGTCCGCAGGCTGTATTTGAACTTGATCACATGGGGCTTCCGTTCTCTCGTTTTGATAATGGTCGTATTTATCAGCGTCCATTCGGTGGTCAATCAAAAGAGTTTGGTAAAGGCGGGCAAGCTGCTCGTACTTGTGCTGCTGCTGACCGTACTGGTCACGCGTTACTTCATACACTTTATCAAGCCAACCTTGCAGCAGGAACTACCTTCCTGAACGAATGGTATGCAGTTGATCTTGTTAAGAACAAAAAAGGCCAGGTTGTTGGTTGTGTTGCGATTGATATGGAGTCTGGAGAGACTGTTTATATCAAGGCAAAAGCAACAGTTCTTGCTACTGGTGGTGCTGGTCGTATTTATCAGTCTACTACCAATGCTCATATTAATACTGGTGACGGTGTTGGTATGGCTCTTCGTGCAGGTTTCGTTGCACAGGATATGGAAATGTGGCAGTTCCACCCAACCGGTATTGCAGGAGCAGGTGTTCTTGTAACAGAAGGTTGTCGTGGTGAAGGTGGTTACCTTATCAATAAAGATGGCGAGCGCTTCATGGAACGTTATGCTCCTAACGCAAAAGACCTTGCTGGTCGTGATGTTGTTGCTCGTTCAATGGTTATGGAAATTCTTGAAGGCCGTGGTGCTGGTGAGAATGGTGACCATGTATTCTTGAAGCTAGACCACTTGGGTGAGGAAGTTCTTAACAGCCGCCTACCAGGCATCTGTGAGCTATCCAAGACTTTCGCTCACGTTGATCCAGCTAAAGAGCCAATTCCAGTTGTACCTACTTGTCACTATATGATGGGTGGTGTTCCAACTAATATTGGTGGTCAAGCTATCCAATTGAGTGAAGACGGTTCTGAAACAATTGTTGATGGCCTGTTTGCGTGTGGTGAGGTTGCTTGTGTATCTGTACACGGTGCAAACCGTCTTGGTGGTAACTCACTTCTAGACCTTGTTGTATTTGGTCGTGCTGCTGGTATCCAAATTGAGAAGCAACTTCGTGAAGGCTTCGATGTTATGGATGCAGAAGATACTGACATTGAAAATGCACTTGCACGTCTTAATAAGATTAATAACAGTACGTCTGGTAACGATGTTGCTGTTGTTCGTGCTGATCTTCAGAAGTGTATGCAGCTATACTTTGGTGTGTTCCGTGATGGCGAAAGCATGCAGAAAGGTCTTGAAATGCTTAAGGAAATCGGTGAGCGAGTTAATAACCTGCATATCACTGATAAGAGCCAGGCATTCAACACTGCACGTATCGAAGCTTTGGAACTAGGTAACTTATATGAAGTTGCTTATGCTACAGCTGTTGCAGCTGAAGCGCGTAAAGAGAGCCGTGGTGCACACGCACGTAATGACTTTACTGAGCGTGACGATGAGAATTGGTTGAAGCATTCAGTTTACTTCCCTGCGACCCAAACAATTGGTAAGCGTGATGTAAACTTTGCTCCTAAGACCGTTGAGGCGTTCCCGCCGAAAGCGCGTACATACTAA
- the sdhC gene encoding succinate dehydrogenase, cytochrome b556 subunit: MNSNRPKNLDLTTIQLPLTAKASILHRISGFALFFGMIFVLGALDMSLASEESFNQLKECLQSPVAKFITWGILSALGYHFVAGIKHLLMDAGIGETLEGGRVASIITLVLGGLVIALAGVWVW, from the coding sequence GTGAATAGCAATAGACCAAAAAACCTTGATCTAACTACGATTCAGCTTCCGCTAACTGCGAAAGCTTCCATTCTTCATAGGATCTCAGGTTTTGCATTGTTCTTCGGTATGATCTTTGTTTTGGGTGCTTTAGATATGTCTCTAGCATCTGAAGAAAGTTTCAACCAGCTAAAAGAATGTTTGCAAAGTCCTGTAGCTAAATTTATTACTTGGGGCATCTTGTCTGCTCTTGGCTACCACTTCGTAGCAGGTATCAAACACTTGTTAATGGATGCCGGCATTGGCGAAACACTTGAAGGTGGTCGTGTTGCTTCAATCATTACACTAGTACTTGGTGGATTGGTAATTGCTTTGGCAGGAGTTTGGGTATGGTAA
- a CDS encoding succinate dehydrogenase iron-sulfur subunit, whose product MLVSVYRYNPETDQAPYMQDYNIEIPGGKDLMVLDVLHLIKEQDVSLSFRRSCREGVCGSDGLNINGKNGLACITPLSECVKGDKLILRPLPGLPVIRDLIVDMEQFYKQYEKIKPYLINDTPAPAIERLQSPEDREHLDGLYECILCACCSTSCPSFWWNPDKFIGPSGLLQAYRFLIDSRDTATEERLAALDDPFSVFRCRGIMNCVNVCPKGLNPTKAIGHIRNMLLQRGA is encoded by the coding sequence ATGTTGGTTAGCGTATATAGATACAATCCGGAGACTGATCAGGCTCCGTATATGCAAGACTACAATATCGAGATTCCTGGTGGTAAGGATCTAATGGTATTGGATGTATTGCATCTGATTAAAGAGCAGGACGTTTCTTTGTCTTTCCGTCGTTCATGCCGTGAAGGTGTTTGCGGTTCTGACGGTTTGAACATCAATGGTAAAAACGGCCTTGCATGTATCACTCCTTTGTCTGAGTGTGTGAAGGGTGATAAGTTGATTCTTCGTCCTCTTCCTGGGTTGCCGGTAATCCGTGACTTAATCGTGGATATGGAGCAATTCTACAAGCAGTACGAGAAGATCAAACCATACTTGATCAACGATACTCCTGCTCCAGCTATTGAGCGCTTGCAGTCTCCTGAAGATCGTGAGCACCTGGATGGCTTGTATGAGTGTATCTTGTGTGCATGTTGTTCAACGTCTTGCCCATCTTTCTGGTGGAATCCTGATAAGTTCATCGGTCCGTCTGGCTTGCTTCAGGCTTATCGTTTCCTTATCGATAGTCGTGATACAGCAACAGAAGAGCGTTTAGCTGCACTTGATGATCCATTCAGTGTATTCCGTTGCCGAGGCATTATGAATTGTGTTAACGTTTGCCCTAAAGGTCTTAATCCTACAAAGGCAATCGGCCACATTCGCAACATGCTACTTCAGCGCGGCGCGTAA